Within Bactrocera oleae isolate idBacOlea1 chromosome 6, idBacOlea1, whole genome shotgun sequence, the genomic segment ATAATATCGTATATTATGCAAACGGGCCGCGAAGATGAAGTAGCTAAAAGACCGAGAGCGCAGTCCCGAGATACTGCATTACGCATTGCAAACTAAGACCACCCCATAAGGGAATAGAAATAAAGAAGCATTATTGTGTATAATACCTGCCCTGCGAAGGAAAGCCTAACGGTAGTTCCGCAGGGAAACACAGGTCTGAGAGCAAGGGGGTGATTTAGCACGTATGCGCTGTACACTTTATATTGTACAGTGAATCGGGCATAATTGATGGTACGGTCCATCAATATCTTTCGAAGATTTACACCCACCTTTGGCgtatccataaaaaaaaaatacatacatacatacatatatgcgcatCTCTAGCTGCTTATTGTTAGTTATGACTAAATGTTGGCTTCTTTTTGTATCATTCGGTTTGTGTAAACAATCATTTGGTTTTCCTGCCTTCCGACCAGGAGACAGCAGCGCTGCAgcgctttgttatttttttcatagtttTCTATTGGATTTTGGATTGGCGTAGCATGAAAAATTTACAAGGTGAGAAAATTCATGCACAAACATTAAAATAGCgcaatgtatacaaatattcagttagataattacacaaacaaaaactaaaaagcaAGCAATAACTAAATcgcagaaatataatattttcttccaagaatttaattgtttgcatgaaaacacaattttatcgAATCACAGCACTTTGCCACTTTGCATGTGTGCGTGGCTGTGTGTTTGCATTTTAAGTATGCAATAGATGTTAAAATGATATACAATAATCAATCTCGTAAAACTCATAAATCGTAGATCAAAGAAGACAAAAGTGACTAGATTGCTTAGTTCATGAGTTTGTGTGCCCAGCGTAGGTGAAGTGGCGGTGCTAGCATGGAAATATTCAACACCACAGTTCAAGGCATCGCATGAGCACATTTAATTTATTCCTTTCAATTaactttagttttttaaatttaaatgtttatggcaataaatataatagtatgTTCTCACGTCCGTCGGTTCTATGTAACACGGATTTTTATACGTTTAAGGAATATCAAGACGGCAGCATTCTTCAAAACTATTTCAGtgatgttttctgccgctacaacaacatttATACTTATCATAAGAAactgcatataatttttataacaaaggtttgttttaattattttttctttttggtttttttttttgcaaaaaacccATTTCAACTCGATGCTGGTCATGTGTAGAAACAAGtacgcaaaaaaaattttaacgaaacTATTTTGAAACTATGTTTTATTTGttgctatataattttttcaaacaaatatatatgtttatgtatgtatgtatgtatcaaccGCAAGTCAGCGGGCGAATTTGTCTCAAACTAAAGACTTAAACACGTAGTAATACTCATTACATttgatatgttatataatattttccaaaagtatatatgtatgtatttcgacGAACgttacatttatatgtacatatatgaaggtatgtatattaaactgcCGCACAAAAGCACCTGATATTGCCGAAGCAATTGCAACCTGTATTAacatatgtttgatttttaacaTTCTTGATTTACAGCAATGTAAGTGGTTAACTTGAATAGCAACGAAGACAAAAAACGCAAACAAACATTTCATGCTTGCTTCTCTCAACTATGCAAGCAGCACATACGCTCTTTGGATGCTTGAAAAGCAATGCAAtgtaaaacattatttttattgcttagcTGTAAAGcagtacacacaaatatacataaatatatattataggaatatgaaaatgttttattgcACTCACTGTATTCTCTCTGAAACAACAATGTTTGGAAGGAAAAATATCTGTTTTTGCATTTGCTGTCATGAATTAAATTGCTCGTTGAGCACAAAACATTACATTGTTATGTTAAACGCATAGATTATCCATGGTCCTCGATTCGcttactctccagcgaatcgaacaaactataccagatgctcaaCCGAACGGGCAACTAACATGTGTTCTGACGCATGTGCAATAGTGTTATGATTATATCttagtgaaaaattatttttttgtgttaaaaaacgTTAATGTAACCATTTATTTAggttttctatatatattattaaaacggAGTTTAAGCCTTATGTTTTAAAACTACAAGAAAAAGAAGTTGAAATTTCATTTGAcatttgaaccattcacaatagtaaaagtgaGCTTATATAGGCAACCAAAACTTAGCAGCATTGAAGATAgaagttataccactttaatgagcaagaatgatagaatacaagattacgcCAGCCGCCACGTTGGGACGTAGTTCTTGTGTGTTTcactattaacaaataaatttggtCTATTTCCGGAATTTACAAAAGTACTTAcgtttttgtttgcaatttacatgctgttctatgcttcttcttctcaacTCAAAAGAGTTTCGTCACAACAAGACGGCATTTTGCAacctgtttttgtttaattgttacAGCCTAgaccaaaaaaaattaccgtaaaTCTTTGtcgtaatcttgtattctattATTCTTGTTTAATGATGTATCCGTATACTTTCCTGCTttaattcaactcgataactttgttccCGCTTTcccatgtaaattttttgatagTAAAACAGATAAATGACCAATCGTAAACAgctatatattcatattaactTAAGCCATCACATATCaccaaaaattgttgaaaacccTGCCAACTCAAAAATTCCTccattactatatattttcgATGCATCTGGCAAGGAACAAATGTTTATAGCTTGTGTCAATTTTGACAGTGCGCCGGGAGaaggcaaaacaacaacaatactttaCAACTTTCAAAAGCGTGctttatgaaaacaaataagatttcataaaataattaatattatatataagataattcgcgaataaatataaattggcCTGGtataacttttaatcaaaagttTAATTAACTCAAACCAGAAGCAAGTATGGCTGGCGTTTTATTTGAGGATATTTTCAATGTGAAAGACATGGATCCAGAGGGCAAGAAATTCGATCGTGTATCGCGACTGCATTGTGAATCTGAATCCTTCAAAATGGATTTGATACTAGATATTAACTCATGGTTGTATCCTATGGAATTGGGAGACAAGTTCCGCTTGGTGCTGGCTACAACACTGCGCGAGGACGGCTGCCCTGACAGTGGTGAATTCAACCCGTTGGAGCAAGAAGGTACACGTGCCGATAGTTTCGAGTATGTTATGTTCGGGAAGGTATATCGTATTGAAGGTGATGAGGCACATAATGAAGCATCGTCTCGCCTATCAGCGTACGTATCCTTCGGTGGACTGCTAATGCGTTTACAAGGGGATGCCAACAATTTGCACGGCTTTGAAGTTGACCAACAGATGTACTTGCTGATGAAAAAGTTGGCATTCTGATTTCTAGCTGCTAGTGTGGTTTGGACGAAATTTTATACTTGTGTgtagttttaaataataaatcgtAGTACTGTACaaaggaaataaaatttgttgatgtaatttaaaagtaggataatattaaaaaatagtaaacattTTGTTATCAACAAGTTTGTCTATTGTGAATGGTATTTACATTCTACTtgtcaaattaattatttgacaGCAGGCACTTGAAATAAACGATTGCAAAGCATTTAGTTTTTTGGCTTCCAAAATCTAGATAAAGAAGCAGCGCCTTGAAGAATAAGGAGTTAAggtaaataattaaacaatCCGAAAATAAATCTGCATTAAAGTACTTTTCCTGGTAGGGAGCTAAGAGTTGACAGAAGTCATCAGTGCGTTTCTAAAATTTGAGAACACATGTCGCTGAAATGGATACTACCAATTTGAAAGTGGTTTCATTTGACGACGAACAAATAGTTGCTGTTGGAAGAGCTCTTAGAGCTGTAGCAGACCAAGTTTACGAAGAATCCAAATTGGAACTTGTATCATATGAGCCGGAGGAAGTAGTCGAACTTCTAAGTGAATCAGAAAATGCAGATGATGAAGACGATGGATCAGATTGCGAAATATTTGGAAAGATGTGTACTAATACAGAAAATTTATCGGAAAACACTCAAACCGATTTTGTTGTACCATTTGAGATTAAAATTGATGACATGCAATCGACGAATGGAGTAGTTGAAGAATTAACTAATCAAGCTGTTTTACACAACGATGATGTTCTGTTAAATAACGTAAGTCTTGAACAAGCCGAGGAACAAATTGCACCGCGTCAAGATTCATTCAATGAAATCATCGAATTAGATGATAGTGATAATGATTCAGTTTGTAATGATAATTCAGAGGAAGATGTAAAGGAAAAAAAGTGTATCGTACTCTTAGATGACAGTTCAAATGATTCTAATCAACCTACGACATCAACGGATGCAGCTCAACAAACTAATTTAAACGCACATAATTTAGaagcttttttaaattatatatgcccACAATGTGGTGTTTCCTGTGGCAATATAAAGAAATGGAATGCCCACACGGATATCGTTCACAATTTTCGTTCCATTTCAATACTCAATTTAAAAACGGTAATAAGTCGACAAGGTCAATTATCTTATCAGTGTAACTcgtgtgaaaaaaaatttatttccgaTGCTCCATACGGAAAGTTGTTAAATCATCGTATACAACACATGGCGATTCCATATTTTTTGCGTTGTCGTCTGTGTGAGGAAAGATTTTCCTCACGTCGcatgtttttatttcactttaggAAAAAGCATAAAAAGATTGCTTTACATAAGTTACGCCGCGCAGAGTCATTAAGATGTCACATACGATTCCTGTGTCCGATTTGTAAGAAAAAG encodes:
- the Polr2H gene encoding DNA-directed RNA polymerases I, II, and III subunit RPABC3-like is translated as MAGVLFEDIFNVKDMDPEGKKFDRVSRLHCESESFKMDLILDINSWLYPMELGDKFRLVLATTLREDGCPDSGEFNPLEQEGTRADSFEYVMFGKVYRIEGDEAHNEASSRLSAYVSFGGLLMRLQGDANNLHGFEVDQQMYLLMKKLAF
- the LOC106625265 gene encoding zinc finger and BTB domain-containing protein 41 yields the protein MDTTNLKVVSFDDEQIVAVGRALRAVADQVYEESKLELVSYEPEEVVELLSESENADDEDDGSDCEIFGKMCTNTENLSENTQTDFVVPFEIKIDDMQSTNGVVEELTNQAVLHNDDVLLNNVSLEQAEEQIAPRQDSFNEIIELDDSDNDSVCNDNSEEDVKEKKCIVLLDDSSNDSNQPTTSTDAAQQTNLNAHNLEAFLNYICPQCGVSCGNIKKWNAHTDIVHNFRSISILNLKTVISRQGQLSYQCNSCEKKFISDAPYGKLLNHRIQHMAIPYFLRCRLCEERFSSRRMFLFHFRKKHKKIALHKLRRAESLRCHIRFLCPICKKKAANLKEWKSHLEIEHDWCNKLNEKVNAIRDNLVECKICLATFRAKQRLWHLVRHEEHNPFHCKLCKKIKAYNMHTIVKHIRVEHFKEKCLREFRCNYCDKVFTTNPRRNIHMNEMHTIEKLTCEICDKKFNSSARLLTHMAKLNHQKIK